A genome region from Phoenix dactylifera cultivar Barhee BC4 chromosome 18, palm_55x_up_171113_PBpolish2nd_filt_p, whole genome shotgun sequence includes the following:
- the LOC103707412 gene encoding transcription factor MYBS3-like yields the protein MVGSASGSERGREMTRRCSHCGHNGHNSRTCPNRGVKLFGVRLTDGSIRKSASMGNLAHYAGSGSGSPADGPPADHGAADGYASEDFIQGGRERKKGVPWTEHEHRMFLLGLQKCGKGDWRGISRDFVVTRTSTQVASHAQKYFIRQTNASRRKRRSSLFDMVPDEPADGQLYPMVSHEPEAQSNNPLPAPPAQDEEWESMDSNSNDGEGPVPKPESLPCSYPVFFPTYFSPVFPFPFPFWPGYGAVDTVEKRHEIVKPTAMYSKVPINVDELVGMSQLSLGESSGETGSSSLSLKLVGRSDRQSAFHAKAPTNGSMVDSNTSPIHAV from the exons ATGGTCGGATCAGCCTCGGGGAGTGAGAGGGGGCGGGAGATGACGAGGAGGTGCTCGCACTGCGGCCACAACGGGCACAACTCGCGGACGTGCCCCAACCGCGGGGTGAAGCTCTTCGGCGTGCGCCTCACCGATGGGTCCATCCGGAAAAGCGCCAGCATGGGGAATCTCGCCCACTACGCCGGATCCGGCTCCGGGTCGCCGGCCGACGGCCCCCCCGCCGACCACGGGGCCGCCGACGGTTACGCCTCCGAGGATTTCATCCAGGGCGGGCGCGAGCGCAAGAAAG GAGTTCCATGGACTGAACATGAGCATAGAATGTTTTTACTTGGACTGCAAAAGTGTGGCAAAGGTGATTGGCGGGGGATATCTCGTGACTTTGTAGTAACAAGGACATCTACTCAAGTTGCCAGCCATGCTCAAAAATATTTTATCCGTCAAACCAATGCCagtagaagaaaaaggagatccAGCCTTTTTGATATGGTTCCCGATGAA CCTGCCGATGGTCAGCTTTATCCCATGGTCTCCCATGAACCAGAGGCACAAAGCAACAACCCACTGCCAGCACCTCCAGCTCAGGATGAGGAATGGGAGTCCATGGATTCCAATTCCAATGATGGAGAGGGACCTGTTCCGAAGCCAGAAAGTTTGCCATGCAGTTATCCAGTTTTCTTTCCTACCTATTTCTCGCCAGTCTTTCCATTTCCCTTTCCATTTTGGCCAGGTTATGGAGCAGTAGATACTGTAGAAAAGAGGCATGAAATTGTTAAGCCAACAGCGATGTATTCAAAGGTTCCCATCAATGTGGATGAGCTTGTGGGCATGTCACAACTGAGCCTAGGAGAATCCAGTGGTGAGACAGGGTCTTCATCCTTGTCATTAAAACTGGTCGGCAGGTCAGATAGACAATCTGCTTTTCATGCTAAAGCCCCCACAAATGGTTCGATGGTGGATTCAAATACCAGTCCAATCCATGCAGTCTAG